Proteins co-encoded in one Sulfurospirillum arsenophilum NBRC 109478 genomic window:
- a CDS encoding SixA phosphatase family protein, which yields MKKIYFIRHAKSSWKDETLDDFERPLNGRGKRDVAFMGKRLKMFGVMPDIIYTSPAKRAEKTTKEIAKEIDYDKKKIKSIDTLYEGSYESYLELIHSTDDKHAAIFIIAHNPTITEVGERLSGAILSNIPTCAIVCISFDVESFKEITEESGHILFFDYPKKHLKD from the coding sequence ATGAAAAAAATTTATTTTATTAGACATGCAAAATCAAGCTGGAAAGATGAGACATTAGACGATTTTGAACGACCTCTGAATGGCAGAGGAAAACGTGACGTTGCTTTTATGGGAAAACGCTTGAAGATGTTCGGTGTTATGCCAGATATTATCTACACCAGTCCTGCAAAAAGGGCTGAAAAAACAACCAAAGAGATTGCTAAAGAAATTGATTACGATAAGAAGAAAATTAAAAGCATTGATACCCTTTATGAAGGCTCGTATGAGAGTTATCTTGAACTCATTCATTCAACCGATGACAAACACGCAGCTATCTTTATCATCGCACACAACCCTACTATTACCGAAGTTGGAGAACGTCTTAGTGGAGCCATTTTAAGCAACATTCCTACGTGTGCCATTGTCTGTATCAGTTTTGATGTGGAGAGCTTCAAAGAGATCACCGAAGAGAGCGGACATATCCTCTTTTTTGACTACCCCAAAAAACATCTTAAAGACTAA
- a CDS encoding fumarate hydratase, with translation MREIKYEDIVKSVKDMILYSATNLPKDAYNALETAYKTEKSEVCKQVLKQILENADIAANEARPLCQDTGLAVFFIKVGEDLKVVGGSLKKAINEGTEQGYKEGYLRASTCHWDTRANLKDEVGYNLPAIIHFDLVEGDGLDIEYAAKGGGSENVSRATVFPPAKGRKGIIEYVKQVISDAGPNPCPPLTVGVGIGGTFEKAVISSKHALFRELGSKNTDPVLESMEEELMVLLNNLGIGAMGMGGTNTVLGVHIEKNPCHIASLPVSVNVQCHSSRHMHIKL, from the coding sequence ATGAGAGAAATCAAGTACGAAGATATCGTCAAGAGTGTAAAGGATATGATTCTTTACAGTGCAACAAACTTGCCTAAAGATGCTTATAATGCATTAGAAACTGCATATAAAACTGAAAAGAGTGAAGTATGTAAACAAGTTCTTAAGCAGATTTTGGAAAATGCGGATATCGCAGCAAATGAAGCAAGACCTCTTTGCCAAGATACAGGCTTAGCTGTTTTCTTTATTAAAGTGGGCGAAGATCTTAAAGTTGTTGGTGGTAGCTTGAAAAAAGCAATCAACGAAGGAACTGAACAAGGCTATAAAGAGGGTTATTTAAGAGCTTCTACCTGTCATTGGGACACAAGAGCTAACCTAAAAGACGAAGTAGGCTATAACCTCCCAGCAATCATTCATTTTGACCTTGTTGAGGGTGATGGCTTAGACATCGAATATGCTGCAAAAGGTGGCGGTTCTGAGAACGTTTCTCGCGCAACTGTATTTCCTCCTGCAAAAGGAAGAAAAGGTATTATTGAATACGTTAAACAAGTCATTTCTGATGCAGGTCCAAATCCATGTCCTCCACTTACTGTTGGTGTTGGTATTGGTGGAACATTTGAAAAAGCGGTTATCTCTTCAAAACATGCACTCTTTAGAGAGCTTGGAAGCAAAAATACAGACCCCGTTTTAGAATCAATGGAAGAAGAGTTAATGGTACTTCTTAATAACTTGGGTATCGGTGCTATGGGTATGGGCGGAACAAACACAGTTCTAGGTGTTCATATTGAAAAAAATCCATGCCATATTGCGAGCTTGCCAGTGAGCGTTAACGTTCAATGCCATAGTTCAAGACACATGCATATCAAGCTATAA
- a CDS encoding DASS family sodium-coupled anion symporter — translation MSKKAISMLIPVLVVLVVWFIPAPEGLSANAWHFMAIFLGVVVGLVLEPVPAALVGWIGVCLVALMGIIDPKPAEGIKWALSGFSNSIIWLIFAAFMFAAGYQRTGLGKRISLIMVKFMGKSSLGLGYAVAFADLLLAPFMPSNTARSGGTIFPIAINIPQIFNSTPENEPRKLGAYITWVAMASTCVTSSMFLTALAPNLLAIDLIAKSAKVTIEWGAWATIMIPLMLPLFLLTPLLAYIVYPPTQKKSPEAPIWAANELKKMGSVSFKEIMMLLFAVLALVLWIFGKELHIDATTAAISIVGLMVLCNVISWDDIIGNKGAWNVLVWFSTLVALAGGLAKVGILKWIGTLAESSLSGLAPISLMIAMLVVFFLLHYFFASVTAHVSALVPVFALIAVKFIAPEQLPSFMILLAGSLGIMGIITPYGTGPSPIWYGAGYISQARWWALGALFAAIYLAVLLVGVFIFV, via the coding sequence ATGTCGAAAAAAGCAATATCCATGCTGATCCCAGTATTGGTAGTGTTAGTTGTTTGGTTTATCCCAGCCCCTGAAGGTTTAAGTGCTAATGCTTGGCACTTTATGGCAATTTTTCTAGGAGTTGTTGTAGGTCTTGTTCTTGAACCAGTCCCTGCTGCACTTGTAGGTTGGATTGGTGTATGTTTAGTTGCCTTAATGGGCATTATTGATCCAAAACCTGCTGAGGGTATTAAGTGGGCGCTTTCTGGTTTTTCCAACTCTATTATTTGGTTGATCTTTGCAGCATTTATGTTTGCAGCGGGATATCAAAGAACCGGTCTTGGTAAAAGAATTTCTCTTATCATGGTTAAATTTATGGGTAAAAGCTCACTCGGTCTTGGTTATGCGGTAGCATTCGCTGACTTATTGTTGGCTCCTTTTATGCCTTCAAACACAGCAAGAAGTGGTGGTACGATTTTCCCTATCGCGATCAACATCCCACAAATCTTCAACTCTACTCCTGAAAATGAGCCAAGAAAGCTCGGTGCATATATTACATGGGTAGCAATGGCTTCAACATGTGTAACCAGTTCAATGTTCCTCACAGCACTTGCTCCAAACCTTTTAGCGATTGATCTTATTGCTAAAAGTGCTAAAGTAACGATTGAATGGGGTGCATGGGCAACTATCATGATTCCTTTGATGTTACCACTTTTCTTGTTGACTCCATTATTAGCATACATTGTGTATCCTCCAACACAAAAAAAATCTCCTGAAGCACCAATTTGGGCTGCTAATGAGCTTAAAAAAATGGGATCTGTCTCTTTCAAAGAGATTATGATGTTGTTGTTTGCTGTACTTGCACTTGTCCTTTGGATCTTTGGTAAAGAACTACATATTGATGCTACAACCGCAGCGATTTCTATTGTTGGTTTAATGGTCCTTTGTAATGTAATCTCTTGGGACGATATTATTGGTAACAAAGGTGCTTGGAACGTTTTAGTATGGTTCTCCACTCTTGTTGCACTTGCCGGTGGTTTAGCAAAAGTAGGTATCTTAAAATGGATCGGTACTTTGGCAGAGAGTTCATTATCAGGTCTTGCTCCAATCTCATTGATGATTGCAATGCTTGTTGTATTCTTCTTATTACATTACTTCTTTGCAAGCGTTACAGCGCACGTTTCAGCGTTGGTGCCTGTTTTTGCATTGATCGCTGTTAAATTTATCGCTCCTGAGCAATTACCATCATTTATGATTTTACTTGCAGGTAGCCTTGGTATTATGGGTATCATCACTCCATATGGAACAGGTCCTTCACCAATTTGGTATGGTGCTGGTTATATCAGCCAAGCACGTTGGTGGGCATTAGGTGCACTATTCGCAGCAATTTACCTTGCCGTTTTACTTGTAGGTGTATTTATTTTCGTATAA
- a CDS encoding tyrosine-type recombinase/integrase: MRYSVDAKEKFEQSLLFWLDKFIKSKLTSLSNRHVEENAKLSAIIGALNQGTQSMDDLKNLAKEARNIGLIGINLFINPLEKFYYYIAPMGLVSLKEIDEELISEFLASQTGSLSDATKKNYRMAVVSLFKFIDKQNEDLKGNSHQFRIELKNWGGLGGRKGEKLPAHMYKEELSRFFKAIEETEFKPYVQAKNRLLIKMILFTGMRVSEALGLRLKDMVKDGDYYIFQIRGKGNKPRTAMIKTEQIEHDLSEWMEYRSSENALLFQSRTGKPLTQAYVSYIMDKILMHAGIRKEKNGAHMLRHTFATLLYQKNRDLILVQEALGHSDLNTSRIYTHFDKERLKIAADTMDDVQ, translated from the coding sequence ATGCGTTACTCGGTGGATGCAAAGGAGAAGTTTGAGCAGAGTCTCCTCTTCTGGCTTGATAAATTTATTAAGTCCAAGCTTACTTCCCTTTCCAACCGCCATGTTGAAGAAAATGCCAAACTCTCCGCCATTATTGGAGCCCTTAATCAGGGCACTCAAAGTATGGATGATCTTAAAAATCTTGCCAAAGAGGCACGGAATATTGGGCTGATTGGCATTAACCTTTTTATCAACCCGTTGGAGAAATTTTACTATTACATCGCTCCGATGGGACTTGTCAGCCTTAAAGAGATTGATGAGGAGCTCATCAGTGAATTTTTAGCCTCTCAAACGGGCTCGCTCTCCGATGCCACGAAGAAAAACTACCGTATGGCAGTCGTTTCACTCTTTAAATTCATCGACAAACAAAACGAAGATCTCAAAGGTAATTCCCATCAGTTTCGCATTGAGCTTAAAAATTGGGGCGGACTTGGTGGTAGAAAGGGTGAAAAACTCCCTGCGCACATGTACAAAGAAGAACTTTCTCGCTTTTTTAAAGCCATCGAAGAGACGGAGTTTAAACCCTACGTTCAGGCTAAAAACAGGCTTCTTATCAAGATGATTCTCTTCACTGGAATGCGTGTCAGTGAGGCTTTGGGCTTAAGGCTTAAGGATATGGTGAAAGACGGTGATTATTACATCTTTCAAATCCGTGGAAAAGGCAATAAACCTAGAACGGCGATGATTAAAACGGAACAGATCGAACATGATTTGAGCGAATGGATGGAATACCGAAGTTCTGAGAATGCCCTTTTGTTTCAAAGTCGTACAGGAAAGCCTCTGACGCAAGCGTATGTGAGTTACATCATGGATAAAATACTCATGCACGCAGGAATAAGAAAAGAGAAAAACGGTGCGCACATGTTGCGCCATACTTTTGCAACACTGCTTTATCAAAAAAACAGAGACCTCATTTTGGTGCAAGAAGCCCTTGGTCACTCAGACCTTAACACCTCTCGCATTTATACTCATTTTGATAAAGAGCGTCTTAAAATTGCAGCAGATACTATGGATGATGTACAATGA
- a CDS encoding response regulator transcription factor, translating into MKILILEDNERLANLIVEALEQKKYHVDLFNDGKRALEAIDNGYDCFILDINVPGIGGLSLLKEIRSMDNATPAIIISANVELDTIQEAYSKGCDEYLKKPFYMYELETKIEKLCKPKICLVTLQGGFTYSIEHEQLLDATGEEVKLAKKEILLLNLFTKNLNKNISFERIEQYVWGGELTTTENIRALVKRLRKKLPDDTIENQGGIGYRLNYEH; encoded by the coding sequence ATGAAAATATTGATACTAGAAGATAATGAACGCTTAGCCAATCTTATTGTCGAAGCTTTAGAGCAGAAAAAATACCATGTAGATCTTTTTAACGATGGCAAACGTGCTCTTGAAGCCATTGATAATGGCTATGACTGTTTTATCTTAGACATCAATGTTCCTGGAATTGGTGGGCTGAGCCTTCTTAAAGAGATTCGCAGTATGGATAACGCAACGCCTGCTATTATCATTAGTGCCAATGTTGAACTGGACACCATTCAAGAAGCATACAGCAAAGGATGCGATGAGTACCTCAAAAAACCTTTTTACATGTACGAATTAGAAACAAAGATTGAAAAACTTTGTAAACCAAAAATCTGCCTTGTGACCTTACAAGGTGGCTTTACCTACTCCATTGAACATGAACAGCTCCTTGATGCAACAGGCGAAGAGGTTAAACTTGCCAAAAAAGAGATTCTCTTACTCAATCTTTTTACGAAAAATCTCAATAAAAACATTTCGTTTGAACGTATTGAACAGTATGTATGGGGTGGAGAACTCACAACAACCGAAAATATCAGAGCTTTAGTCAAACGTCTTCGTAAAAAACTTCCCGATGATACCATCGAAAATCAAGGTGGCATAGGGTATCGCCTCAATTATGAACATTAA
- a CDS encoding Fe-S-containing hydro-lyase — MSKTYHLTAPLSDADVVQLKAGDIVYLTGVVYTARDAAHKKLVDLLDAGQPLPFDMKGAVIYFVGPTPPKPGDPIGSAGPTTSYRMDSYSPKLINEQGLKGMIGKGKRNQDVIDACVKSKAIYFGATGGAGALLARQIKSAEVIAYPELGPEAIRKLEVVDFPLTVINDTFGADLYKIGRAQYEVF; from the coding sequence ATGAGCAAAACTTATCATTTAACAGCACCACTTAGTGACGCAGATGTAGTACAACTAAAAGCGGGCGATATTGTTTATTTAACAGGTGTTGTTTACACAGCACGTGACGCAGCACACAAAAAATTGGTTGATCTTTTAGATGCAGGACAACCTCTTCCTTTTGATATGAAAGGTGCGGTTATTTATTTTGTTGGACCAACTCCTCCAAAACCGGGTGACCCAATTGGTAGTGCAGGCCCAACAACTTCTTACAGAATGGATTCATACTCTCCAAAACTTATCAATGAGCAAGGTCTTAAAGGTATGATTGGTAAAGGTAAACGTAACCAAGATGTTATTGACGCTTGTGTTAAATCTAAAGCAATTTATTTTGGAGCAACAGGTGGTGCGGGCGCACTTCTTGCACGCCAAATTAAAAGTGCTGAAGTTATCGCATACCCAGAATTGGGTCCTGAAGCTATTAGAAAACTTGAAGTTGTTGATTTCCCTCTTACGGTTATTAATGACACTTTTGGTGCAGACCTTTATAAAATTGGCCGTGCACAATACGAAGTATTTTAG
- a CDS encoding MFS transporter: MNIKTLFATREQLLYLLAAAVPIAFTAWNALLNNFVVEVAGFNGEKIGLLQSIREVPGLLAFSIVFVLIIFRQQTAAYVSLFLLGFGTLLTGFFPSTLGLYITTLIMSVGFHYLETLHSSLSLQWISKEQAPSFLGKLSALRSFMALFILATLYIMMKIFDVGYIAVYVLSGGITMLLALVAWVGFEHFKDDVVQETKLFLRKKYWLFYLLTFLAGARRQIVVVFAGFLLVEKFHFSVENMLLLLIVNTIINMVCAPYAGKLIERFGENLSLKLEYICIVLIFILYGLVQSQMMAVVLYILDNLFYTIAIALKTYFQKIADPKDIAVTSGVASTINHIAAVFLPVTLGIVWIYSASAVFFIGAAIAFIAFLLTFFISKKEPA, encoded by the coding sequence ATGAACATTAAAACTTTATTTGCCACGCGTGAACAGCTTCTGTATCTTTTAGCTGCTGCTGTTCCTATCGCTTTTACGGCATGGAATGCACTTTTAAATAATTTTGTCGTGGAAGTGGCTGGGTTTAATGGTGAAAAAATTGGTTTACTGCAAAGTATTCGAGAAGTTCCAGGGCTTTTAGCATTTAGCATTGTTTTTGTTTTGATCATTTTTCGCCAACAAACGGCTGCTTATGTTTCATTATTTCTTTTAGGTTTTGGAACACTCTTAACAGGCTTTTTTCCGTCAACCCTAGGGCTTTACATCACAACGCTTATTATGTCTGTGGGATTTCACTATCTTGAAACGTTGCACAGTTCACTCTCTTTGCAATGGATTAGTAAAGAGCAAGCACCATCCTTTTTAGGAAAACTCTCAGCGCTTCGCTCATTTATGGCACTGTTTATTTTAGCCACGCTCTACATTATGATGAAAATCTTTGATGTAGGTTATATCGCTGTTTATGTTCTTAGCGGCGGGATAACCATGCTTTTAGCACTCGTGGCGTGGGTAGGGTTTGAACATTTTAAAGACGATGTTGTGCAAGAAACCAAACTTTTTTTACGAAAAAAATATTGGCTTTTTTACCTTTTAACCTTTCTTGCAGGTGCACGTCGTCAGATTGTTGTTGTTTTCGCTGGCTTTTTACTGGTTGAAAAGTTCCATTTCAGCGTAGAAAACATGCTTTTACTCTTAATCGTCAATACAATTATAAACATGGTCTGTGCTCCCTATGCTGGAAAACTCATTGAGCGTTTTGGTGAAAATCTTTCACTGAAACTAGAATATATCTGTATAGTTCTCATTTTTATCCTCTATGGTTTGGTACAATCACAAATGATGGCAGTTGTTCTGTATATCTTAGATAACCTCTTTTATACCATAGCCATTGCACTCAAAACGTATTTTCAAAAAATAGCTGATCCAAAAGATATAGCAGTAACCTCAGGTGTTGCTTCAACCATCAACCATATCGCGGCTGTTTTTCTACCTGTTACGTTGGGTATTGTGTGGATTTATTCGGCAAGTGCTGTCTTTTTCATAGGAGCAGCGATTGCATTTATTGCATTTTTATTGACATTTTTTATATCTAAAAAGGAGCCTGCATGA
- a CDS encoding magnesium transporter CorA family protein has translation MKHLYEQLDRFHLLDIKNALHPSMFVEEATYDILILALPTSRDEGLKIDSYAFVFDDTSCYWYDKNAQEFVDFGSMEKVYELLNEKTNITMKMLASLHESIDWMEEQLYENAHMGSFMRYWLNTKKDLSRINRLLTLGVEVLENFIQTYLKEEDFLAIHFKDVHEHLSRTNRSSLLAIDKLTNLYNFYTSRNNERMNKTIYLLTIFSGIFLPLNLIVGYFGMNTQGLPFDGIPYGSTIVAFLLGSCATLMAGVILYFGKKV, from the coding sequence ATGAAACACTTATATGAACAACTCGATCGTTTTCACCTTTTGGATATTAAAAATGCACTACACCCTTCAATGTTTGTTGAAGAAGCAACCTATGATATTTTGATCTTAGCCCTGCCCACTTCACGAGATGAAGGGCTTAAAATAGACTCGTATGCGTTTGTTTTTGATGACACATCGTGTTATTGGTACGATAAAAATGCACAAGAATTTGTAGATTTTGGAAGCATGGAAAAAGTTTATGAATTGCTCAATGAAAAGACCAACATTACGATGAAGATGTTGGCTTCCTTGCATGAAAGTATTGATTGGATGGAAGAGCAGTTGTATGAAAATGCGCATATGGGTTCGTTTATGCGCTATTGGCTTAACACTAAAAAAGATCTGAGCCGCATCAATCGTCTTTTAACGCTTGGTGTTGAAGTTTTGGAGAATTTTATTCAGACCTACTTAAAAGAAGAGGATTTTTTAGCCATTCATTTTAAAGATGTTCATGAGCATTTAAGCCGTACCAATCGTTCATCATTACTGGCAATCGATAAACTCACCAACCTTTACAACTTTTACACAAGCCGAAATAATGAGCGTATGAACAAAACTATCTACCTTTTGACAATTTTTTCGGGAATTTTTCTTCCATTAAATCTTATTGTTGGTTATTTTGGTATGAACACACAAGGATTGCCTTTTGATGGCATTCCGTATGGCTCAACCATTGTTGCGTTTTTATTGGGAAGTTGTGCGACATTGATGGCTGGGGTGATTTTATATTTCGGTAAAAAAGTTTAG
- a CDS encoding sensor histidine kinase, with protein sequence MLHSYNKGLKWSDGISRGIEDVMLKHPQYELTTEYMDSKKIESQFYFEELLDLYKKKFRHRSYKAIIAADNYAYDFVLKYHRELFPNTPVVFCGVENFNPKDLDNYLKQYVTGVVEYKDIRANLDLIYQLFPATKMVYIISDDAYSSLVIKDQIIEESNHFKDKFRVVFDNQIDFNTIDEKIAKLPKHSAILFTSFYRDINGQYVPYHKLQSFFQRSNYPVFALNHIHVGEGVIGGYMVNPYEQGTLAAKKAFELINGRKITSVPVDKPASNYFFDNNILRKFGIPLSDIPNPSEVLNGVESFYEKHRKFVENAFALMPLLLLLTTILVLNIIKRISLEKELLRQGKLDYVLLNNIQSAIFWKANDGKILGCNDQLCHILERDKIDIIGKHVKEIMPGICDAIQEVPLDCPSSAEIEMHIPFKDKIIFAVRRTYYTDENNQEAGVVTILTDITEKKKIDTEHKRHEQFVIQRSKQSEVGEMIASIAHQWKTPLVEISAIAQELIYKRRKKPLNEEDTQKFVDDIMTQVKYMSNTIDDFRQFIKPSSMQTAFDVREAIDTLLTVVNHNVKYNYITINIVQKQQEQLLAFGYPNEFKQCVLNIINNAKDSIVKRRETKTTDGIIDVELDSDENNIYLAISDDGCGIEKSKLESIFDPFMSTKANGDGFGLYMARLIIEDKMGGKIIAKQKKSGAQICITIKKAKGAV encoded by the coding sequence TTGCTTCATTCCTATAATAAAGGGCTCAAATGGAGTGACGGGATTTCACGTGGAATTGAAGATGTCATGCTAAAACATCCTCAATATGAACTTACCACAGAGTATATGGATAGCAAAAAGATCGAATCCCAATTTTATTTTGAAGAATTACTTGATCTTTATAAGAAAAAGTTTCGTCATCGAAGTTATAAAGCGATCATTGCTGCAGACAATTACGCTTATGACTTTGTTCTTAAATACCACCGTGAACTTTTCCCAAATACTCCTGTCGTTTTCTGTGGTGTTGAGAATTTCAACCCAAAAGATTTAGACAACTATTTGAAACAATATGTTACGGGTGTTGTAGAGTATAAAGATATACGTGCGAACTTAGATCTTATCTATCAGCTCTTTCCTGCAACAAAAATGGTTTATATTATCAGTGATGATGCTTATTCTTCTTTGGTCATTAAAGATCAGATTATTGAAGAGTCAAACCATTTTAAAGATAAATTCCGTGTTGTTTTTGACAATCAGATCGATTTTAATACCATTGACGAAAAAATAGCCAAACTTCCAAAGCATAGTGCGATTCTTTTTACCAGTTTTTACCGCGATATAAATGGACAATATGTACCGTATCATAAACTGCAATCATTCTTTCAAAGATCAAATTACCCTGTTTTTGCTCTCAACCATATCCATGTCGGAGAAGGGGTCATTGGTGGGTACATGGTTAATCCATATGAACAAGGAACCCTTGCAGCCAAAAAAGCGTTTGAGCTTATTAATGGTAGGAAGATAACATCCGTTCCTGTTGATAAACCTGCAAGCAACTACTTTTTTGATAATAATATATTACGTAAATTTGGCATTCCGCTCAGTGACATTCCAAACCCCTCCGAAGTTCTTAATGGTGTCGAGAGTTTTTACGAAAAACACCGCAAGTTCGTTGAAAATGCTTTTGCACTGATGCCATTGCTTCTTTTGTTAACCACTATTTTGGTTCTAAACATTATTAAACGTATTTCATTGGAAAAAGAGCTTTTGCGCCAAGGGAAATTGGACTACGTTCTTTTAAATAACATACAAAGTGCCATCTTTTGGAAAGCCAATGATGGAAAAATCTTAGGGTGTAACGATCAATTATGTCACATTTTAGAGCGCGATAAAATAGATATCATTGGAAAACACGTTAAAGAGATTATGCCTGGCATTTGTGACGCGATTCAAGAAGTACCACTGGATTGTCCAAGCAGTGCCGAAATTGAGATGCACATACCTTTCAAAGATAAAATTATCTTTGCAGTGCGTAGAACATACTATACAGATGAAAACAACCAAGAAGCGGGTGTTGTAACGATTCTAACGGATATTACAGAGAAGAAAAAGATTGACACGGAGCATAAACGCCATGAACAGTTTGTCATCCAACGCTCCAAACAGTCTGAAGTAGGGGAGATGATCGCTAGTATTGCCCATCAATGGAAAACACCTTTGGTTGAAATTTCTGCTATTGCGCAAGAACTCATCTACAAACGTCGTAAAAAACCGCTCAACGAAGAAGATACGCAAAAATTTGTAGATGACATCATGACACAAGTAAAATACATGTCTAATACGATTGATGATTTCAGACAATTTATTAAACCTTCTTCGATGCAAACAGCATTTGATGTACGTGAAGCGATCGATACACTTTTAACGGTCGTTAACCATAATGTCAAATACAACTATATTACTATCAATATTGTCCAAAAACAGCAAGAACAACTCTTAGCTTTTGGTTACCCTAATGAATTTAAACAGTGCGTTTTAAACATCATTAATAATGCAAAAGATAGTATTGTGAAAAGAAGAGAGACAAAAACAACCGATGGCATCATTGATGTTGAACTTGACAGTGATGAAAACAACATCTACCTCGCCATCAGTGATGATGGTTGTGGCATTGAAAAGAGTAAACTAGAGTCTATTTTTGACCCATTTATGAGTACTAAAGCCAATGGTGATGGTTTTGGGCTTTATATGGCTCGCTTAATCATTGAAGATAAAATGGGTGGCAAAATTATTGCTAAACAGAAAAAAAGTGGTGCACAAATTTGCATTACCATTAAGAAAGCTAAAGGAGCTGTATGA
- the larA gene encoding nickel-dependent lactate racemase, translating to MKVSVGYGKDEKFELDINEKQLIGVYNPNSVPKIDYNHAIDEALAHPIGKEAFDTFIDTDERIVFIVNDGTRPTPTRKVLARIYPKIKDKDIFFIVATGCHRAPTEEEWHFILGKEIYEDLKAKNRLWSHDSHNDEMVYLGKSTNGTEMYLNKIVAEAKKVCPIGSVEPHYFAGYTGGRKAFLPGVAAYDTIQQNHLLALHPNAQALSLKGNPVHEDMMDAMGVLKHIDVFAIMTVLDSDHDICAVRAGDLSDSFYAGIDKADEVFCVNIPQKADIVISVAPYPMDIDLYQSQKALDNGKLALKENGILIMVAKCRTGIGEEGFFKLMSSAHSAQAVLDKIKCGYKLGYHKAAKMAEINLWAQSWAVSELTDEEMKAVHLKPYHDLHVALAEAIKEKGADASIIVLPFGSITVPKLVTK from the coding sequence ATGAAAGTTAGTGTTGGATATGGAAAAGATGAAAAATTCGAGTTGGATATTAACGAAAAACAGCTTATAGGTGTCTACAATCCTAATAGTGTCCCTAAGATTGACTACAATCATGCGATTGATGAAGCTCTAGCTCACCCTATTGGTAAAGAGGCTTTTGATACATTTATCGATACAGATGAGCGTATTGTATTTATTGTCAATGATGGTACTCGCCCTACTCCAACGCGTAAAGTGCTTGCTCGTATCTATCCAAAGATCAAAGATAAAGATATTTTCTTTATCGTAGCAACAGGCTGTCATAGAGCGCCAACAGAGGAAGAGTGGCATTTTATCTTAGGTAAAGAGATTTATGAGGATTTAAAAGCTAAAAATCGTCTCTGGAGTCACGATTCTCATAACGATGAAATGGTCTATCTTGGTAAATCAACCAATGGCACAGAGATGTATCTCAATAAAATTGTAGCAGAGGCAAAAAAAGTATGTCCTATTGGTTCGGTTGAACCACACTACTTCGCAGGGTATACAGGAGGTAGAAAAGCCTTTTTACCAGGTGTTGCGGCGTATGATACGATTCAACAAAATCACCTTTTAGCCCTTCACCCCAATGCACAAGCGCTTAGCCTAAAAGGCAATCCTGTGCATGAAGATATGATGGATGCCATGGGTGTTTTAAAACACATTGATGTCTTTGCCATTATGACTGTACTTGATAGCGATCACGATATTTGTGCTGTAAGAGCTGGCGATCTCAGTGATTCATTTTATGCAGGCATTGATAAAGCCGATGAAGTCTTTTGTGTCAATATTCCTCAAAAAGCAGACATCGTTATCTCTGTTGCTCCGTATCCGATGGACATTGACCTTTACCAATCTCAAAAAGCTCTTGATAACGGCAAGCTCGCACTGAAAGAAAATGGTATTCTTATCATGGTTGCAAAATGCCGTACAGGTATTGGTGAGGAAGGATTTTTCAAACTGATGAGTTCAGCACACTCAGCACAAGCGGTACTGGATAAAATCAAATGCGGTTATAAACTAGGCTATCACAAAGCGGCTAAAATGGCTGAGATTAACCTTTGGGCGCAAAGTTGGGCGGTGAGTGAACTCACGGATGAAGAGATGAAAGCGGTACACTTAAAGCCTTACCATGATTTACATGTAGCACTTGCAGA